The nucleotide sequence CGAATGCGTGGCCCAGCACCTCAACGAGGCGGCGGCGGTCAACCCGGTCAATCTGGTGGCTTTGGCGCTGCTCTCCACCGCTAAACTGGCGCTCGACGAACGCGCCCTGGTGCGCGTGCTCGACCTGTATCAGAGCCTGCTACGCCAAGTACCCTACTCGCCGCACACCACCTTGCCAGAGGGTGATGGCAAGGCGCTGATCGAGTACGTCAAAGGCATGCAGCTGGTCTCGGAGCAAAAGGACGCGCTCGGCAAGATCCTCTATCTGGACGAGCAGAATGCCGTCCTGATGACCTACTACCGCAACAACGTGCTGCACATCTTCGCCCTGCCGGCGCTGCTCGCCAGCTTCTTCCAGAGCAGCGCGCGGATCAGCCGCGAACAGATCCTGCGCTTCACCCGCGCGCTCTACCCCTACCTGCAGTCCGAGCTGTTCATCCGCTGGTCGCTGGACGAGCTGGATGCGGTGGTCGACCAGTGGCTGAACGCGTTCGTCGAGCGTGGCCTGCTGAAAATCGAAGGCGACGCGTATGTGCGCCCGGCACCGAGCTCACGGCAGTTCGTCCTGCTGACCCTGCTCTCACGCGCCATCGTGCAGACCTTGCAGCGCTTCTACATGGCTACCGCGCTGCTGCTCAACGCCGGGCAGAACGCGATCAGCGCTGAAGAGCTGGAGGATCTGTGCACGGTGATGGCCCAGCGCCTGTCGATCCTGCATGGCCTCAACGCCCCCGAGTTCTTCGACAAAACGCTGTTCCGTCACTTTATCCAGAGTCTGCTCGACGAGGGCGTGCTGCGCCGTGATGAGGCCGGCAAGCTCAGCCACCACCCGCAACTGCCCGAAGTGGCGGAAGGCGTGGCCAAGCGCGTGTTGCCGGCGGAGATCCGCCTGTCGATCCGCCAGGTAGCGCTGGAGCGCGGCGAGGAAGCGCCGGCCGAAGCACCGGTGTAGATCGACTGTCGCCATGTAAAAGGGCCGCTCGTTGCGGCCCTTCTTTATTGCACCGGTGAATCAGCCCGGCGCCGGCACCTCGTGCTGGCGGAACCAGTCCAGCACGTCGTCCCACAACGGCTGCGCACGCTGGCGGAAATAGCCCATGTGGCCGATCGCGCCGAGCCCGTCGCGCGGGTCGATGTCCCGCCGCTGCAGCGGGGCATTGCAATAGGCCTGCACAAAGGCGTCGCGCGAGCGCGGCAGCGCCCACAGGTCGTCCAGAGCGTTGGCCGCGATGATCGGCGTACGCACCGCAGCAAACCGCTCGGCGACATGGGCCATGGCCGGGTCGTCGAAGAAGTAGTGGGGAAACCTGCACCAGTGCCGCCACTGCCGGTACACGCCGAGGGGCAGATCCTCGCCCATGCCCAACTTGCTCCACGGCATGTAGCCGTGCCGGCGGGCCAGCAGCGGGAGCAGCAGGCTCCACATCAGGCGCACGCGCCAGCGCTCCAGCGGCGGCATCCAGCCGTGCCAGCCGGCGCCGGTGGCGAAGGTGTAGAAACGCGCCA is from Pseudomonas sp. LS44 and encodes:
- a CDS encoding alpha/beta fold hydrolase, which produces MNSIVQGEAVTLLAADGYRIAATRFAAQGPRKGHLLMAGATGVPQGFYRRFAEYASAQGFTVMTLDYRGIGQSAPATLKGFEMAYLDWAHLDLAAAVEAMASDEVPLFMVGHSFGGHAFGLLPNHHRVARFYTFATGAGWHGWMPPLERWRVRLMWSLLLPLLARRHGYMPWSKLGMGEDLPLGVYRQWRHWCRFPHYFFDDPAMAHVAERFAAVRTPIIAANALDDLWALPRSRDAFVQAYCNAPLQRRDIDPRDGLGAIGHMGYFRQRAQPLWDDVLDWFRQHEVPAPG